The Parabacteroides timonensis sequence TCCGTCCTTTGTCTCTTCAATAGCATAATAACAATGTCTAACCGGAGTACCATCAGGTTCCGTCCGGTAATCACTCAATGAAATCCCGGTACCGTCAGACCGATAAACGGCAAGTCCGCTACGGCAACCTATCCATACATTCTTATACCTGTCTTCCAGCATATTGAAAACAAAACCATCCGGCAACCAGGGAGTATTTCCTTCATTCAAATGCCGTATCTTGTTTCCAGAGGCATCCTTATCATAGATAGTGATGCCACTCCCCCATGTTCCAAACCATATTTCCCGTTCATCCGGACGCTCTATTATGTGGTTGATCGTATATAAATAAGGAGTAGGCTGCCTGAAATCGGGATGATCGATGTAAAAAACCGGCTGCCCGGCATCTTTCTCCTGGATGACCAAGCCGTAACTGCCAACTCCCATCCAGAGAGTTTGCTCACTATCCATAAACAAGCTGCGCACAGAATTACTGAACAGCCTATGCCTGACGGATTCCAGATTATTCTTCTGAAAAGGAGAATGCCGCATATTAATGGAATAAACTCCACCTCCCATCATGCCGAGCCACATAATTCCGGAACGGTCACGAATAATGGCATCCAACTCATTATACGGCAATTTATAGGATTGACTTTCCGGTAAATAATTCACAAATGTGTCTTCTTTAGACTCCAGATCCAGAATACTCAGGCCGCTGCGGGTTCCGATCCAAAGCGTATTGCTTCCGGTTTCTTCTTCTATACAGTAAATAATATTATCGGATAGACTTTGCTTATTATCCGGCCGGTTGAGATACTGTTTCCAGGTTACCGTCTCCGGCGTTTCCGGATTATTCAGTCGGTATAGGCCTCTGTCCCACGTCCCGACCCATAAAGTCTGATAACTGTCTTCGAATAAGACATGGACAGAATTCCGGTCGTCCATCCGAGGATAGCTGATAAAAGCATCCTTATCCGTCTCGTAGCGTAAAAGCCCGACGGCCCATGTTCCGATCCAAAGTCGTCCTCTACTATCTTCCAATATGGATTTAACTCCAACAAGCGGGTTGCCGCTTGTTGATTTATCGTATACGATAAATGAGCCTCTTTCAGGGATATACCTGTACAATCCGTCATCCATACCAATCCAGACATTATTATCTTTCGATACATGTAAAACGGAAACCACTTTATTCTGCAACCGGCTATCCTCTATTTTATGGATTTGTCCGGTTGTCATATCTAATACATTCAAGCCATTATTGGTCCCGATCCAAAGATTATGACTATGATCCTCTGCAATTGATTTGACCTGATTGTCTGCCAATATGCCCGGAGTAAACAGATTATCCTTATAAGTACGGATACGGTATCCGTCGTAACGGCACAATCCTGAATTCGTTGCAATCCAGATATACCCCTTCTGATCCTGTATGATTTGTGTGATCTCTTCCGAAGGTAAATCCTCAAACGAGGATATTCTATCAAAATGAAGGTTCTTAACAGAAACATTATCAGCCAGCAAACGGTCTTGTGTACCCCATAATAGCAACGACATCAACAACAGGTTAAACAGGCAAAAACGTGATGTGTTTTTCATGTGTGTCTTCTTAAATTATTTATGCAAAAGTAATAAAAAAAGAAGCATCATCGCCTTCTTCCGCAATGATGCTTCTTCCTTATTGTATTATCAACAGACAGATCTTCTTTAGAAGCTATACTGAACCGCCAGGTTCATCCGGTTGGCATGACGTGTCTGATCGTTGAAATCCGTGCGCCATCCTCTCAGGTATTCGGCTCCTACCTGCAGATCGGGAGTTATATTCCAGAACAGGTTAGCCACCAGATACTGACCATAACGATATTGTTCCGACGGAGTTGCAGGGTAATCGTTGTCACTGTACAAACGGGATTGGCTGTAAGTACTTGAAACAAATACTTTCGGTGTGATATTATACTGCAAACCGGCATACCATCCCATCATCGGAAGTACCTGCATACGGCCGGCTTTGGCCGGATCGGGAACAATATCCACGTTCAGGTTACTCAAATCGTTCATGTACTGGCTGATACCTTTACCGTAGACACCTTGTCCGTACACCTGTACTTTACTACAAAGATTGAAGGTCGTAGAAAGTAAAACACCCCAGCCGGTTTCCGATTCGGCTTTATTGGCCACCAGGTTATCATACGTCATACTTCTTACGATAGCGGCTGCACGCAAATGGCTTTTTGAGTTCCATCCGTATTGCAGATAAGCCGGGAAGTTAGGCATACGCTGGGAACCGATACTTAAATTATCATTGGTAATTCCGTCTACTACCGGCATTTCCACACCGATACCGGCTTTCCATCCTTTTCCGAAGGCACGTTCGTAACGGAACTGGGTAGCGTGATAGATAGCCATCCCGTTCGGTCCGGCGAAATCGATCGTCGGTGGAATAGCAGCCAGATCCATAAATGAACCGTAGTCATACCCGAGTGTGAAGCCCAATAAAGAAGCATACGCATTTCTCAACTCAAACCCTTTACCGTCACCACGGAAGTTTCCGGCAGTATAAACCACAAAGTCTCCCAGATGCTTGGTATGTCCTACCAATTTCAGGAAGACCGTACTGGTCGTTGCATCCATCTGAAACTGGTTTCTAACATGTGAAGCGCCTTTGTTGGGAATCAGCGCCGGATAGAAATCAATATCCTTGGAAATACCGCCAAAGTCATACTCGGCTGTTGCTTTTACATATCCGCCGATACCTAAAGCGAATCGCCCCTTACGATCGGTCAGCAGGAAACGAGGGATACCCGGTTCATGGAAACGCGGACTCTGTGTTTCGTTCAGTATCCGGATAATTTCATCCCCCGCCTTGTCGCGGGATATAAACATGAT is a genomic window containing:
- a CDS encoding DcaP family trimeric outer membrane transporter, producing MKAFVKGAVLLLGLGIFSSHAQAQKVIIKDEEPNSIMFISRDKAGDEIIRILNETQSPRFHEPGIPRFLLTDRKGRFALGIGGYVKATAEYDFGGISKDIDFYPALIPNKGASHVRNQFQMDATTSTVFLKLVGHTKHLGDFVVYTAGNFRGDGKGFELRNAYASLLGFTLGYDYGSFMDLAAIPPTIDFAGPNGMAIYHATQFRYERAFGKGWKAGIGVEMPVVDGITNDNLSIGSQRMPNFPAYLQYGWNSKSHLRAAAIVRSMTYDNLVANKAESETGWGVLLSTTFNLCSKVQVYGQGVYGKGISQYMNDLSNLNVDIVPDPAKAGRMQVLPMMGWYAGLQYNITPKVFVSSTYSQSRLYSDNDYPATPSEQYRYGQYLVANLFWNITPDLQVGAEYLRGWRTDFNDQTRHANRMNLAVQYSF